A DNA window from Desulfofalx alkaliphila DSM 12257 contains the following coding sequences:
- a CDS encoding Na+/H+ antiporter NhaA: MSYAGNSLIAKMRLYSVPLILGVIVAVIWANINYDSYYNFINFNVVGTMDVNFLVNDIFMVFFFAIAAVEITVALSKGGSLNPIRKAVNPLFSCFGGILGPVLVFFILNALIGAPEYARGWAIPTATDIALAWLLARVIFGVGHPAIAFLLLLAVVDDGIGLGIIAVFYPNPDMPTQPIWLLGVLAGIAISFAMRKMNVKSFWPYVIVGGLLSWFGLYNAGLNPALALVAIIPFLPNDRPVVEGQGLAPMRTTLGDFEHKFSPYIDFGLFFFGLANAGVQFASMSNITLIILLSLIIGKTVGIYTAGRIAEMAGFPLPDGMSRKHLAAAGLVAALGLTVALFVAGVAFVDPEIQGAAKMGALFSVVVFIIAPVWAKLLGVKKGELAAEDKAPQAG, encoded by the coding sequence ATGAGTTATGCTGGCAACAGCCTTATTGCTAAAATGAGGCTGTACTCTGTTCCCCTGATCCTTGGGGTTATAGTGGCTGTTATTTGGGCAAACATAAACTATGACAGCTATTATAATTTTATAAATTTTAATGTTGTTGGTACAATGGATGTCAATTTTTTAGTAAATGACATTTTTATGGTATTTTTCTTTGCAATCGCAGCCGTTGAGATAACAGTGGCCTTGTCGAAGGGTGGTAGTCTTAATCCGATACGAAAAGCGGTAAACCCATTGTTTTCGTGTTTTGGCGGTATACTTGGCCCTGTCTTAGTGTTTTTTATTTTGAATGCACTTATAGGCGCACCGGAGTATGCTAGGGGTTGGGCAATTCCAACGGCCACAGACATTGCTTTAGCCTGGTTGCTGGCACGTGTTATCTTTGGGGTAGGGCATCCGGCCATAGCCTTCCTGCTGCTGTTGGCAGTTGTGGACGACGGTATCGGTCTCGGAATCATTGCTGTTTTCTATCCCAATCCCGATATGCCCACTCAACCTATCTGGCTGCTGGGTGTGCTGGCCGGCATAGCAATTAGCTTTGCCATGAGGAAAATGAATGTCAAGTCTTTCTGGCCTTATGTGATTGTGGGCGGACTGCTCAGTTGGTTCGGATTATATAATGCCGGATTAAACCCCGCCTTGGCCCTGGTTGCCATTATTCCGTTCTTGCCCAATGACCGGCCAGTGGTAGAGGGACAAGGTCTTGCACCTATGAGAACTACCCTTGGTGACTTTGAGCATAAATTCAGCCCCTATATAGATTTTGGTCTATTTTTCTTTGGACTGGCCAATGCAGGTGTTCAGTTTGCTTCCATGAGTAATATTACTCTAATCATATTGCTTTCGCTTATTATTGGTAAAACCGTTGGTATTTATACTGCGGGGCGCATTGCCGAAATGGCTGGCTTCCCGCTGCCTGACGGCATGAGCAGAAAACATCTTGCCGCCGCCGGCCTTGTGGCTGCCCTTGGATTAACAGTGGCATTGTTTGTTGCCGGAGTGGCCTTCGTAGATCCGGAAATACAAGGTGCTGCGAAGATGGGAGCCCTGTTCAGCGTGGTTGTATTCATCATAGCACCGGTGTGGGCCAAACTCTTAGGAGTAAAGAAAGGGGAGCTTGCTGCCGAGGATAAAGCACCACAGGCAGGATAG
- a CDS encoding radical SAM protein, which produces MVPLDELKLRAKRAVERLTDCTICAQHCHVNRLKGELGVCRAGREAVVASYGRHLGEEDVLVGQNGSGTIFFSHCNLKCQFCQNCEISQKGEGREVDAEELGQIMLELQHMECHNINLVSPSHFVPQILEALVIAVDKGLRLPIVYNTGGYDDLDTLKLLDGIVDIYMPDIKFGDDKMGQKYAGAPRYFSVATKAVKEMHRQVGDLQVNNRNIAIGGLLIRHLVMPEDIAGTEQVVQFIANEISPNSYLHIMDQYYPAHNAAKFPPINRPITKRELRWAMQKAKEVGLYRAFC; this is translated from the coding sequence ATGGTGCCTTTGGATGAGTTAAAGCTGCGAGCCAAAAGGGCTGTTGAAAGGCTGACCGATTGTACAATTTGTGCTCAACACTGCCATGTTAACCGATTAAAGGGCGAGCTTGGTGTATGCCGGGCTGGTCGTGAGGCGGTTGTGGCCAGTTATGGCAGGCATTTGGGAGAAGAGGATGTGCTGGTGGGGCAAAACGGCTCAGGAACAATCTTTTTTTCCCATTGCAATCTCAAATGCCAGTTTTGTCAAAACTGTGAAATCAGCCAAAAGGGAGAAGGCCGGGAAGTGGATGCGGAAGAGTTGGGCCAAATTATGCTGGAACTGCAGCATATGGAATGCCATAACATAAATTTAGTTTCTCCCAGTCATTTTGTGCCCCAAATTCTTGAAGCTTTAGTAATAGCAGTGGATAAGGGGCTGAGGCTGCCCATTGTTTATAATACCGGTGGGTATGATGACTTAGACACCCTAAAATTGCTGGATGGGATTGTAGATATTTACATGCCCGATATTAAATTTGGCGATGACAAAATGGGCCAAAAATATGCAGGGGCCCCCCGGTACTTTTCAGTGGCAACCAAGGCGGTAAAGGAAATGCACCGCCAGGTTGGAGATTTGCAGGTGAACAATCGTAATATCGCCATTGGCGGGTTGTTAATTAGGCATCTGGTAATGCCGGAAGATATTGCAGGCACTGAGCAAGTGGTGCAATTTATTGCCAACGAGATATCTCCCAATTCGTATTTACACATTATGGATCAATATTACCCTGCCCACAATGCAGCTAAATTTCCGCCAATAAACAGACCTATTACCAAACGGGAACTGCGCTGGGCAATGCAAAAGGCCAAAGAAGTCGGTTTGTATAGGGCCTTTTGTTAA